One Epinephelus moara isolate mb unplaced genomic scaffold, YSFRI_EMoa_1.0 scaffold2788, whole genome shotgun sequence genomic window carries:
- the LOC126387205 gene encoding tripartite motif-containing protein 16-like, producing the protein MKIFCRTDQQCICYLCSMDEHKGHDTVSAAAERTERQRELEVSRQNIQQGIQDREKDVKLLQQEVEAISRSADKAVEDSEKIFTELIRLMEERHSDVEQQVRWQQETEVSRVKELQEKLEQEITELKRKDAELEELSHTEDHNQFLHNYPSLSALSESTHSSSINIRPLSYFEDVTAAVSEVRDKLQDVLRETWTNVSLTVTDVDVLLPNPEPKPRAGFLKYSCEITLDPNTAHIELLLSEGNREVIVMKKQQSYPSHSDRFTSCFQVLSRESLTGRCYWEVEWSGRGVDVAVAYKNISRVWGLDECGFGCNDKSWSLDCDSNSYKFWYNSVKTLVSGPQSSRVGVYLDHSAGILSFYSVSGTMTLLHRVQTTFTQPLYAGVLLHDYGDTAELCKLK; encoded by the coding sequence ATGAAGATTTTCTGTCGCACTGATCAGCAGTGTATCTGTTATCTCTGCTCGATGGATGAACATAAAGGCCACGACACAgtgtcagctgcagcagaaaggactgagaggcagagagagctggAGGTGAGTCGACAAAACATCCAACAGGGAATccaggacagagagaaagatgtgAAGCTGCTCCAACAGGAGGTGGAGGCTATCAGTCGCTCTGCTGATAAAGCAGTGGAGGACAGTGAGAAGATCTTCACTGAGCTGATCCGTCTCATGGAGGAAAGACACTCTGATGTGGAGCAGCAGGTCAGATGGCAGCAGGAAACTGAAGTGAGTCGAGTCAAAGAGCTTCAGGAGAAGCTGGAGCAGGAGATCACTGAGCTGAAGAGGAAAGATGCTGAGCTGGAGgagctctcacacacagaggatcACAACCAGTTTCTACACAACTATCCCTCACtgtcagcactcagtgaatccACACACTCATCCAGCATCAACATCCGTCCTCTGAGCTACTTTGAGGATGTGACAGCAGCTGTATCAGAAGTCAGAGATAAACTACAGGACGTTCTGAGGGAGACATGGACAAACGTCTCACTGACAGTGACTGACGTGGATGTTTTACTGCCAAACCCAGAGCCCAAGCCCAGAGCTGGGTTCTTAAAATATTCATGTGAAATCACACTGGATCCAAACACAGCACATATAGAGCTGTTATTATCTGAAGGGAACAGAGAAGTAATAGTAATGAAAAAGCAACAGTCTTATCCCAGTCACTCAGACAGATTCACTTCATGTTTTCAGGTCCTGAGTAGAGAGAGTCTGACTGGACGTtgttactgggaggtggagtggaGCGGGAGAGGAGTTGATGTAGCAGTCGCATACAAGAACATCAGCAGAGTGTGGGGCTTGGATGAATGTGGTTTTGGATGCAATGACAAATCTTGGTCGTTAGATTGTGACTCAAACAGTTATAAATTTTGGTACAACAGTGTTAAAACTCTCGTCTCAGGTCCTCAGTCCTCCAGAGTAGGAGTGTACCTGGATCACAGTGCAGGTATTCTGTCCTTCTACAGCGTCTCTGGAACCATGACTCTCCTCCACAGAGTCCAGACCACATTCACTCAGCCTCTCTATGCTGGAGTTTTATTACATGATTATGGAGACACTGCTGAGTTGTGCAAACTCAAATag